One part of the Vitis riparia cultivar Riparia Gloire de Montpellier isolate 1030 chromosome 6, EGFV_Vit.rip_1.0, whole genome shotgun sequence genome encodes these proteins:
- the LOC117916329 gene encoding LRR receptor-like serine/threonine-protein kinase GSO1, which translates to MKLQDDFASFIFLLLSIVCVTDGCHEERAALLNSKSFLADHSNHWSSWQGQNCCSRLGIRCSDLLHVIAVNLRNPNPDSFILNINSQLVSTSDSKTSTAVQDWLWGLRNLRELRLSGLDLSKASQSSKWAEPLSILSDLRLLHLSNCGVFGMVPVNQSQLYLHSLRMDFNSLASAIPKELANLTALSVLDLSSTNLHGSIPFLPQLQELYVGNNLDIAINLSSMFAVPWTHLERLDIKSTQVIGSIPASFTNTTSLVQFTARNCGIQGSVLSSKADLSELEILQLDFNYITGHLSQLFQNLNSLQLVSLMENSLDGPIPDSICKISSLQYLLLAFNSLTGRLPDCISQITNLIQLFVSGNNLNGTIPSLMSLFHNSTPELIGLGSSGLTLKVDQSPFLPIFHPQFLELSSCDIGGGIPDFLSNLTQLAFLSLANNSLSGTIPSWLFNLPKLNYLDLSFNKLKGVLPPIIQLHSYIWHGTLNLARNSLQGHIPLEFKDIENINLSGNNFTGHIPAQIQGLGNIRFFLLSDNKLFGKIPLSFCGPDNVLLLLDLSNNMLVGRIPISVGNCTYLLVLNLGGNKLSGNIPNVLKAAKYLTHLELSDNHFDGPFPSFIQKLEKLEVLMLANNRLEGKIPRFIGDLKNLHILVLRSNSFNDSIPAEINKLEKLQFLDFSNN; encoded by the exons ATGAAACTACAAGACGATTTTGCTTCCTTTATCTTCCTCCTCCTATCCATTGTGTGTGTTACTGATGGTTGCCATGAGGAAAGGGCAGCTCTGTTGAACTCTAAATCCTTTCTTGCAGACCATTCAAATCACTGGTCTTCATGGCAAGGGCAAAACTGCTGCAGCCGGCTTGGCATTCGGTGTTCAGACTTACTGCATGTTATAGCTGTCAACCTCCGGAATCCCAATCCAGACAGCTTCATACTCAACATCAACTCACAACTTGTTTCCACTTCAGACTCCAAGACCAGTACTGCTGTTCAGG ATTGGTTGTGGGGGCTTCGCAATCTCAGGGAACTAAGATTGAGTGGTCTTGATCTATCCAAGGCATCCCAGTCATCCAAATGGGCTGAACCATTATCTATTCTTTCAGACCTCAGGTTGCTTCACCTCTCCAATTGTGGAGTTTTTGGCATGGTTCCAGTAAACCAGTCTCAACTTTATCTCCATTCTCTGAGAATGGATTTCAACTCTCTTGCCTCTGCCATCCCAAAAGAGCTAGCAAATCTAACTGCCCTTTCAGTCCTTGATCTTTCTAGTACTAATCTACATGGTTCAATCCCTTTCCTTCCTCAATTGCAAGAACTTTATGTGGGTAACAACCTAGACATTGCCATTAATCTAAGTTCAATGTTTGCAGTCCCTTGGACCCATTTAGAAAGACTTGATATTAAGTCTACTCAAGTTATTGGATCTATCCCAGCGTCATTCACCAACACCACTTCATTGGTTCAATTCACTGCTCGTAACTGTGGAATTCAGGGGTCTGTTCTTTCTTCCAAGGCAGACCTTTCAGAGTTGGAAATATTACAGCTTGATTTCAACTACATAACAGGTCATCTATCACAGTTATTCCAGAATTTGAACAGCCTTCAACTTGTGTCTTTAATGGAAAATTCTCTTGATGGTCCAATCCCAGATTCAATTTGCAAGATCTCATCACTTCAATATCTTCTTTTGGCTTTCAATTCTCTCACAGGAAGATTACCTGATTGCATCAGCCAGATTACAAACCTCATTCAATTGTTCGTTAGTGGCAATAATTTGAATGGAACCATTCCTTCCTTGATGTCTTTGTTCCATAATTCCACACCTGAACTCATTGGTTTAGGAAGTAGTGGACTAACTTTGAAAGTAGATCAATCCCCTTTTCTACCTATCTTCCATCCCCAATTCTTGGAGCTAAGCTCATGTGACATAGGAGGAGGTATCCCAGACTTTCTGTCAAATCTGACCCAACTTGCATTCTTGAGTTTGGCAAACAACAGTCTATCAGGAACAATCCCATCTTGGCTGTTCAATCTCCCCAAGCTTAATTATTTAGATCTTTCTTTCAACAAGCTGAAAGGAGTTCTTCCACCCATTATTCAGCTTCACTCGTACATCTGGCATGGGACATTAAATTTAGCCAGGAACAGTCTTCAGGGGCATATTCCTCTGGAGTTTAAAGACATAGAGAACATCAATTTATCTGGGAACAATTTTACAGGCCATATACCAGCACAGATTCAAGGACTTGGAAATATTAGATTCTTCTTACTGTCGGACAACAAACTCTTTGGTAAGATCCCGCTCTCTTTCTGTGGCCCAGATAATGTTCTATTGCTCCTTGATCTTTCTAATAACATGCTGGTGGGAAGAATCCCTATCAGTGTAGGAAATTGTACATATCTTCTTGTCCTCAACCTTGGAGGGAACAAACTCAGTGGAAACATTCCAAATGTACTCAAGGCTGCAAAATATCTTACCCATCTAGAATTAAGTGACAATCACTTTGATGGCCCTTTCCCAAGTTTCATTCAGAAACTTGAGAAGTTGGAGGTTCTGATGTTGGCGAATAACAGATTAGAAGGAAAGATTCCCAGATTCATTGGAGACCTCAAAAACCTCCATATTCTTGTGTTAAGATCAAACTCCTTCAATGACTCAATCCCAGCAGAGATTAACAAGCTAGAAAAACTGCAATTTCTGGACTTCTCAAACAATTAA